Proteins found in one Vagococcus carniphilus genomic segment:
- the grdA gene encoding glycine/sarcosine/betaine reductase complex selenoprotein A — protein MTLLDNKKIVVIGDRDGIPGLAIETCLEGTSAEVIFSSTECFVUTAAGAMDLENQRRVKDAADKYGAENVVVLIGAAEGEAGGLAAETVTNGDPTYAGPLTNQQLGLAVYHVVEPEFKEYVDEAVYEEQIGMMEMVLDVDDIIEEVSSIRKEYSKY, from the coding sequence ATGACATTGTTAGATAACAAAAAGATTGTAGTCATTGGAGACCGTGATGGTATTCCAGGCTTAGCAATAGAAACATGTCTAGAAGGCACGTCAGCTGAAGTAATATTTTCTTCAACTGAATGTTTTGTCTGAACGGCAGCAGGTGCAATGGACTTAGAGAATCAACGTCGAGTGAAAGATGCAGCAGATAAATACGGCGCAGAAAATGTGGTGGTATTAATCGGAGCAGCAGAAGGTGAAGCAGGAGGATTAGCTGCCGAAACAGTCACTAACGGAGATCCAACATACGCAGGTCCATTAACCAATCAACAGCTAGGTTTAGCTGTATACCATGTAGTAGAACCAGAATTCAAAGAATATGTCGATGAAGCAGTTTATGAAGAGCAAATCGGTATGATGGAAATGGTTTTAGATGTGGATGATATCATTGAAGAAGTATCTAGTATTCGTAAAGAGTACTCAAAATATTAA
- the trxA gene encoding thioredoxin TrxA has protein sequence MIELTVDNFEEEVLKKDKPVLVDWWGETCENCLAIMPAVVELSEKYGDSLYFTKFNTSQKKVRRFCIQHKIMGLPVISIYHNGEKVDEVAKDDCTKEKIEELIKKYI, from the coding sequence ATGATTGAATTAACAGTAGATAATTTTGAAGAAGAAGTATTAAAAAAAGACAAACCAGTTTTAGTTGATTGGTGGGGCGAAACGTGTGAGAACTGTCTAGCTATTATGCCAGCAGTTGTTGAACTTTCTGAAAAATATGGTGATTCTTTATACTTCACTAAATTTAATACCTCACAAAAAAAGGTTCGTCGTTTCTGTATTCAACATAAAATAATGGGATTACCTGTTATTTCAATTTATCATAATGGCGAAAAAGTTGATGAAGTAGCTAAAGATGATTGTACAAAAGAAAAAATAGAAGAATTAATTAAAAAATATATCTAG
- a CDS encoding NAD(P)/FAD-dependent oxidoreductase, producing the protein MSEIYDVVIIGGGPSGLTAALYNARARLKTVVLEKTKIGGQIALTHEIANFPGAIEGKDDKDPSGPALVKRMADQATKYGAEIHLSKDVKSIELEGKIKRVICSDGTVYDSHAVICANGAQPRPIGCEGEKDLQGKGVSYCATCDGAFFEDLEVYVVGGGNSAVEEAEFITSFARKVTILQNLPHLTADEIAIEQAKKNPKIDYIFNTVIDEIRGDGLVESMVIRNTETGETTEILADEDDGTFGIFVFIGYIPNTELYKGVLELDDWGYIKTKEDMSTSLPGVFASGDIRPKTLRQVITAAGDGATAAHSAQKYVELTKS; encoded by the coding sequence ATGTCAGAAATTTATGATGTAGTCATTATCGGCGGTGGACCTTCTGGTTTAACAGCTGCTTTATATAATGCCAGGGCAAGATTGAAAACAGTTGTTTTAGAAAAAACTAAAATTGGTGGACAAATAGCTTTAACTCATGAAATTGCTAACTTTCCTGGAGCCATTGAAGGAAAAGATGATAAAGATCCTTCAGGCCCAGCATTAGTTAAACGAATGGCTGATCAAGCGACTAAATATGGCGCTGAAATCCATTTAAGTAAAGATGTGAAATCAATTGAGTTAGAAGGTAAGATTAAACGTGTTATCTGTTCAGATGGCACTGTTTATGATAGTCATGCTGTCATTTGTGCCAATGGTGCTCAACCTAGACCAATCGGTTGTGAAGGTGAGAAAGACTTACAAGGTAAAGGTGTTTCTTATTGCGCCACTTGTGATGGAGCTTTCTTTGAAGATTTAGAAGTTTACGTGGTTGGCGGTGGTAACTCAGCGGTTGAAGAAGCTGAATTTATTACGAGCTTTGCCAGAAAAGTAACGATTCTTCAAAACTTACCGCATCTAACAGCAGATGAAATTGCGATTGAGCAAGCGAAGAAAAATCCGAAAATTGATTATATTTTCAATACAGTGATTGACGAGATTCGTGGAGATGGTTTAGTTGAATCAATGGTTATCAGAAATACTGAAACAGGCGAAACAACAGAAATCTTAGCAGATGAAGATGATGGAACATTTGGTATCTTTGTCTTTATCGGTTACATTCCAAATACTGAACTTTATAAAGGTGTTCTGGAATTAGACGACTGGGGCTATATTAAAACAAAAGAAGATATGTCAACATCTCTTCCAGGTGTTTTTGCTTCAGGAGATATTCGACCAAAAACATTACGTCAAGTAATCACAGCTGCTGGAGACGGAGCTACCGCTGCTCATTCAGCACAAAAATATGTAGAATTAACTAAATCATAG
- the grdB gene encoding glycine reductase complex selenoprotein B yields MAKYRVVHYINQFYAGIGGEEKADIKPMTKAEIVGPGQAFKGALGEDVEIVGTVICGDSYFNENLDSALKEVMEMIASYKPDLVIAGPGFNAGRYGMACGAVAKGVMEELNIPAVTGLYEENPGTDMYKKDAYIVPVGNSAATMRKAVPGIAKLALKLLNKEEVSPAEDNYYVRGRKNYQTEHQGSYRAVDMLVNKLSGKEFTTEFPMPEFDNVEPGQPVKDIKKAKIALVTSGGIVPKGNPDHIESSSASKFGKYDISSVSNLTDATYETAHGGYDPVYANQDADRVLPVDVLRELEKAGEIGEIYPYFYTTVGNGTSVANAKKYAAEIAKDLVRDGVDAVILTSTUGTCTRCGATMVKEIEKTGIPVVHMCTVVPISLTVGANRIVPTIAIPHPLGNPSLDEVEEKKLRMKLVKKALVALQTPVEEQTVFE; encoded by the coding sequence ATGGCTAAATATAGAGTCGTTCATTATATTAACCAGTTCTACGCAGGAATTGGTGGAGAAGAAAAAGCAGATATCAAACCAATGACTAAAGCAGAAATCGTAGGACCTGGACAAGCATTTAAAGGAGCTTTAGGTGAGGATGTAGAAATTGTAGGAACTGTTATTTGTGGTGACAGCTACTTCAACGAAAATCTAGACTCAGCTTTAAAAGAAGTAATGGAAATGATTGCTTCATATAAACCAGATTTAGTAATTGCAGGACCAGGATTTAATGCCGGAAGATATGGTATGGCTTGTGGGGCAGTTGCAAAAGGTGTTATGGAAGAATTAAATATTCCAGCTGTAACTGGTCTTTATGAAGAAAATCCAGGAACTGATATGTATAAAAAAGATGCTTACATTGTACCAGTTGGAAACAGTGCAGCAACAATGAGAAAAGCAGTTCCAGGTATTGCTAAATTAGCACTTAAATTATTAAACAAAGAAGAAGTAAGTCCTGCAGAAGATAACTATTATGTAAGAGGACGTAAAAACTATCAAACAGAACATCAAGGTTCTTATCGTGCGGTAGATATGTTAGTTAACAAATTATCAGGTAAAGAATTTACAACAGAATTCCCAATGCCAGAATTTGATAATGTTGAACCAGGACAACCTGTTAAAGACATTAAAAAAGCTAAAATCGCTTTGGTTACTTCAGGTGGTATTGTACCTAAAGGAAACCCTGATCATATTGAATCAAGTAGTGCTTCTAAATTTGGTAAATATGACATCTCAAGTGTGTCTAATTTAACTGATGCTACTTATGAAACAGCTCACGGTGGCTACGACCCAGTCTATGCTAACCAAGATGCTGATAGAGTTTTACCAGTTGATGTGTTACGAGAACTTGAAAAAGCTGGCGAAATTGGCGAAATTTATCCTTATTTCTACACAACAGTAGGAAACGGAACTTCTGTAGCAAACGCTAAAAAATACGCTGCTGAAATTGCCAAAGATTTGGTAAGAGATGGTGTAGATGCTGTTATACTAACATCCACCTGAGGTACCTGTACTCGTTGCGGTGCAACGATGGTTAAAGAGATTGAAAAAACAGGTATTCCAGTTGTTCATATGTGTACTGTAGTTCCTATTTCTCTAACAGTTGGAGCTAACAGAATTGTTCCAACGATTGCTATTCCTCATCCTCTTGGTAACCCAAGTTTAGATGAAGTAGAAGAGAAAAAACTACGTATGAAATTAGTTAAAAAAGCTTTAGTTGCTTTACAAACACCAGTAGAAGAACAAACAGTATTTGAATAA
- the grdA gene encoding glycine/sarcosine/betaine reductase complex selenoprotein A — protein MTLLDNKKIVVIGDRDGIPGLAIETCLEGTSAEVIFSSTECFVUTAAGAMDLENQRRVKDAADKYGAENVVVLIGAAEGEAGGLAAETVTNGDPTYAGPLTNQQLGLAVYHVVEPEFKEYVDEAVYEEQIGMMEMVLDVDDIIEEVSSIRKEYSKY, from the coding sequence ATGACATTGTTAGATAACAAAAAAATCGTAGTCATTGGAGACCGTGATGGTATTCCAGGCTTAGCAATAGAAACATGTCTAGAAGGCACCTCAGCTGAAGTAATATTTTCTTCAACTGAATGTTTTGTCTGAACGGCAGCAGGTGCAATGGACTTAGAGAATCAACGTCGAGTGAAAGATGCAGCAGATAAATACGGTGCAGAAAATGTAGTTGTATTAATCGGAGCAGCAGAAGGTGAAGCAGGAGGATTAGCTGCCGAAACAGTCACTAACGGAGATCCAACATACGCAGGTCCATTAACCAATCAACAGCTAGGTTTAGCTGTATACCATGTAGTAGAACCAGAATTCAAAGAATATGTCGATGAAGCAGTTTATGAAGAGCAAATCGGTATGATGGAAATGGTTTTAGATGTGGATGACATCATTGAAGAAGTATCTAGTATTCGTAAAGAGTATTCAAAATATTAA
- a CDS encoding glycine/sarcosine/betaine reductase component B subunit, which yields MKLELGNIKIDKVIKGNEEKIENHTLYINEQAIIDMVLEDDRIGNCTIEIAEPGDKTRITPVKDVIEPRCKIDSKAEIFPGVIGKMGIVGEGRTHVLKGCSVMTVGKIVGFQEGIIDMSGPGAEQTPFSKLNNICLVIEPTEGLDPHIYEEAARFAGLKVASYLGKLGETVEPDEVTTYETLPLLKQIEQYPDLPKVGYVYMLQTQGLLHDTYVYGADAKHIIPTILYPTEVMDGAVLSGNCVSACDKNTTYHHLNNPVIHDLYARHGKDINFMGVIITNETVYLADKVRSSDFSAKLSEYLGLDGVIITQEGFGNPDTDLIMNCKKIEEKDIKTVIVTDEYAGRDGASQSLADADPLADAVVTGGNANEIIVLPPMDKLIGQLDYVDVIAGGFDGSLREDGSIEVELQAITGATNEIGFNKTSAKGY from the coding sequence ATGAAGTTAGAACTGGGAAACATCAAGATTGATAAAGTAATAAAAGGTAATGAAGAAAAAATAGAAAACCATACGCTTTATATTAATGAACAAGCGATTATTGATATGGTTTTAGAAGATGATCGTATTGGAAATTGTACGATTGAAATAGCAGAACCAGGAGATAAAACAAGAATTACACCAGTTAAAGATGTCATTGAACCAAGATGTAAGATTGATTCAAAAGCTGAAATTTTTCCAGGCGTTATTGGAAAAATGGGCATTGTTGGAGAAGGCAGAACCCATGTTTTAAAAGGCTGTTCTGTTATGACGGTTGGTAAAATCGTTGGATTCCAAGAAGGTATTATCGATATGTCTGGTCCTGGAGCAGAACAAACACCATTTTCAAAATTAAATAATATTTGTTTAGTCATTGAACCAACAGAAGGATTAGATCCACATATTTACGAAGAGGCAGCACGATTTGCCGGCCTTAAAGTAGCAAGCTATTTAGGAAAACTGGGAGAAACAGTTGAACCAGATGAAGTGACAACTTACGAAACACTTCCATTATTAAAACAAATTGAACAATATCCAGATTTACCAAAAGTAGGATATGTTTATATGTTACAAACACAAGGATTGCTTCATGATACTTATGTATATGGTGCAGATGCAAAACATATTATTCCAACAATCCTTTATCCAACAGAAGTAATGGATGGAGCAGTTTTAAGTGGTAACTGTGTATCAGCATGTGATAAAAACACAACTTATCATCATTTAAATAACCCTGTTATTCATGATTTATACGCACGTCACGGTAAAGATATTAACTTTATGGGCGTTATTATTACAAATGAAACAGTTTATCTAGCAGATAAAGTTAGATCAAGTGATTTTTCAGCTAAATTATCTGAATACTTAGGTTTAGATGGCGTTATTATTACTCAAGAAGGTTTTGGTAACCCTGATACTGACTTAATTATGAACTGTAAAAAAATTGAAGAAAAAGATATTAAAACAGTTATTGTAACAGATGAGTACGCTGGTCGTGATGGCGCAAGTCAATCATTAGCAGATGCTGATCCATTGGCAGATGCTGTTGTTACAGGGGGAAATGCGAATGAAATTATTGTTCTTCCACCAATGGATAAATTAATTGGTCAATTAGATTATGTTGATGTTATAGCTGGAGGATTTGATGGTAGTTTACGTGAAGATGGTAGTATTGAAGTTGAACTTCAAGCTATCACAGGTGCTACAAATGAAATCGGCTTTAATAAGACATCAGCAAAAGGATACTAA
- a CDS encoding GrdX family protein: MLLITNNPKVREKVEGIPVQYEEIEYGEVLEVVKRLIIEEKMVLLTHPLSGSIKPNETYYKSIVLSTKKSEAIDIESLDYIDQALEVYQKFMKNKMRPNWTERVLEDFAFVDYYLIKDTLVRMHVS; encoded by the coding sequence ATGTTACTAATAACCAATAATCCGAAGGTAAGAGAAAAAGTGGAAGGTATTCCAGTACAGTATGAAGAAATTGAGTACGGAGAAGTTTTAGAAGTGGTTAAAAGATTAATCATTGAAGAAAAAATGGTTCTTCTAACACATCCATTAAGTGGAAGTATTAAACCAAATGAAACGTACTATAAATCTATTGTACTCTCTACCAAAAAGAGTGAGGCAATTGATATCGAAAGTTTGGACTATATTGATCAGGCCCTAGAGGTTTATCAAAAGTTTATGAAAAATAAAATGCGTCCAAACTGGACTGAACGCGTATTAGAAGATTTTGCTTTTGTTGATTACTATTTAATAAAAGACACTTTAGTACGCATGCATGTTTCTTAA
- a CDS encoding alpha/beta hydrolase yields the protein MTIKKIGKWFLRIVLAIVGIIVVALLVTATVNQIALSKETKKIKDYGQKIDVYDGKMNVRIDGKGKETIVLLPGYGTPSPGIDFKPLINELKSDYQVITIEPFGYGLSSQTKRERTLENVTEEIHYVLAQLKIESFILMGHSISGIYGMNYVNTYPNEVKAFVGIDTSVPNQPWPGNPTKTIDFLRYSGVLRLFTKMRPELFEYPHLTKEENEQYRMLNLKNTGNQSMRSEGIELDNSFEKVKTMTFPKSLPLLLFIDHGNAETVPTWRDLHLKQVKNANKGASFELEGGHYLHRTQSKKIVSEMKQFLND from the coding sequence ATGACAATAAAAAAAATAGGTAAATGGTTTCTTAGAATTGTGTTAGCTATAGTAGGGATTATCGTTGTTGCCTTACTTGTGACAGCTACAGTTAATCAAATAGCTTTGTCAAAAGAAACTAAAAAGATAAAAGATTATGGTCAGAAAATAGATGTGTACGATGGAAAAATGAATGTTAGGATTGATGGTAAAGGAAAAGAAACAATTGTGCTATTACCTGGTTACGGTACACCAAGCCCAGGGATTGATTTTAAACCATTAATTAATGAGTTGAAATCAGATTATCAAGTGATAACGATTGAACCATTTGGTTACGGATTAAGTAGTCAAACGAAAAGAGAGCGCACATTAGAAAATGTGACAGAAGAAATTCATTATGTCTTGGCGCAATTAAAAATAGAGTCATTTATTCTAATGGGACACTCAATCTCAGGTATTTATGGAATGAATTATGTTAATACTTATCCCAATGAAGTCAAAGCATTTGTGGGGATAGATACGAGTGTTCCTAATCAACCTTGGCCAGGCAATCCAACTAAGACAATCGATTTTTTACGTTACAGTGGAGTCTTAAGATTATTTACAAAAATGAGACCAGAATTATTTGAGTATCCTCATTTAACAAAAGAAGAGAACGAACAATATCGAATGCTTAATCTTAAAAATACAGGAAATCAATCCATGAGAAGTGAAGGCATCGAATTAGATAATAGTTTTGAAAAAGTAAAAACTATGACTTTTCCTAAATCACTTCCTTTACTATTATTCATTGATCATGGAAACGCTGAGACTGTTCCAACGTGGAGAGATCTTCATTTAAAACAAGTAAAAAATGCCAATAAAGGTGCTTCTTTTGAATTAGAAGGAGGACACTATTTACACAGAACTCAGTCTAAAAAAATAGTATCTGAGATGAAACAATTTTTAAATGATTAA
- a CDS encoding metal-dependent hydrolase: protein MEITYHGHSVISVITNDGTRLLFDPFITGNSLTDLKARDVKADYLLITHGHNDHIGDMISIAKKNDATIIAIPEIVHLATKNGVEKTHAMNIGGSFEFPFGRVKMVFSQHSSGYELGKEMLYMGEPAGFVLEIEGKTIYHAGDTAYFSDMALLSEDFEIEVAFLPIGDNFTMGLKDAAKASRTIQAKKVVPIHYNTFPVIKQNPNEFVALLPEGIGQVMAVGETLTVD from the coding sequence ATGGAGATTACTTATCATGGACATTCGGTTATTTCAGTCATAACAAATGATGGCACTCGACTTTTATTTGACCCTTTTATTACAGGTAATTCATTAACGGATTTGAAAGCTAGAGATGTGAAAGCAGATTATTTATTGATTACTCATGGGCACAATGATCATATAGGTGACATGATTTCAATTGCTAAAAAAAATGACGCAACTATCATTGCAATACCAGAAATAGTTCATTTAGCAACTAAAAATGGTGTTGAAAAAACTCACGCAATGAACATTGGAGGCTCCTTTGAATTTCCATTTGGACGAGTAAAAATGGTTTTTTCTCAACATAGTTCTGGTTATGAATTAGGTAAAGAGATGCTTTATATGGGTGAGCCTGCTGGTTTTGTTTTAGAGATTGAAGGCAAGACAATTTATCATGCAGGAGATACAGCTTATTTTAGTGATATGGCACTTTTAAGTGAGGATTTCGAGATAGAAGTGGCCTTTTTACCAATTGGTGATAATTTTACAATGGGATTAAAAGATGCAGCCAAAGCAAGTCGAACTATCCAAGCAAAAAAAGTTGTCCCAATTCATTACAATACGTTTCCGGTAATAAAACAAAACCCAAATGAGTTTGTGGCGTTATTACCTGAAGGCATTGGGCAAGTGATGGCAGTAGGAGAAACGCTGACTGTAGATTAA
- the truA gene encoding tRNA pseudouridine(38-40) synthase TruA, translating to MRNIKLTVEYDGRRYSGWQRLGDSDKTIQGKIETTIEKMTEEKVEIIGSGRTDAGAHSRGQVANFKTESTMSLLEMQDYLNYYLPKDIVIKEIEEVPERFHARYNAKEKQYSYYVWNHRVPSVFDHHHSYHYVEKLDLDRLNEACEKLVGTHDFLGFSSLKKSKKSTTRTIDSITVEEENGMLHFTFVGNGFLYNMVRIIMGTLLEIGDGTLEVSVIDDIFEQKVRRDAGKTVPAQALFLDSVTY from the coding sequence ATGAGAAATATTAAATTAACGGTTGAATACGATGGTCGCCGCTATTCAGGATGGCAAAGACTTGGTGATTCAGATAAAACGATCCAAGGAAAAATTGAAACGACTATTGAAAAAATGACGGAAGAAAAAGTAGAGATTATTGGTTCTGGTCGAACAGATGCAGGTGCTCATAGTAGAGGGCAAGTAGCAAACTTTAAAACAGAATCAACTATGTCATTATTAGAAATGCAAGACTATTTAAATTACTATCTTCCTAAAGATATTGTGATTAAGGAAATTGAGGAAGTACCGGAAAGATTCCATGCAAGATATAATGCAAAAGAAAAACAATATAGCTACTATGTTTGGAATCATCGTGTACCTTCTGTATTTGATCATCATCATAGCTATCATTATGTGGAAAAATTGGATTTAGACCGCTTGAATGAAGCGTGTGAAAAATTAGTAGGAACTCATGACTTTTTAGGTTTCTCTTCACTTAAAAAATCTAAGAAATCAACAACAAGAACTATTGATAGTATAACGGTTGAAGAAGAAAATGGGATGTTGCATTTTACATTTGTTGGAAACGGCTTCTTATATAATATGGTTCGTATTATTATGGGAACCTTGTTAGAAATTGGTGATGGAACATTAGAAGTATCCGTTATTGATGATATTTTTGAACAAAAAGTAAGAAGAGATGCTGGTAAAACAGTTCCAGCTCAAGCTTTATTCTTAGATAGCGTAACTTATTAA
- a CDS encoding prolyl-tRNA synthetase associated domain-containing protein, protein MNNVIDKLKALGIKFELVKHPAIYTIEEMNSLNLPNSEKIAKNLFIRDDKKRNYYLIVVKEDRHINLKELRELITSRALSFCSENDLNKFLSLEKGAVTPLGVINNKDSNVQVFIDSYFRNSIIGVHPNVNTSTVFLETYDLIDVIKNCENEVNYIDF, encoded by the coding sequence ATGAATAATGTAATAGACAAGTTAAAAGCATTAGGTATTAAATTTGAATTGGTTAAACATCCTGCCATCTATACAATTGAAGAAATGAATTCATTAAATCTGCCTAATTCTGAAAAAATTGCGAAAAATTTATTTATTCGTGATGATAAAAAAAGAAATTACTACTTAATAGTTGTTAAGGAAGATAGACATATCAATTTAAAAGAATTAAGAGAATTAATCACTTCAAGAGCATTAAGTTTTTGCTCTGAGAATGATTTAAATAAGTTTTTATCGCTAGAAAAAGGAGCTGTAACCCCTTTAGGAGTTATAAATAATAAAGATAGTAATGTCCAGGTGTTCATTGATTCATATTTTAGGAATAGTATCATTGGTGTTCATCCTAACGTAAATACTAGTACTGTGTTTTTAGAAACATATGATTTGATAGACGTTATTAAAAATTGTGAAAACGAAGTTAATTATATTGATTTTTAA